One genomic window of Vulpes vulpes isolate BD-2025 chromosome 11, VulVul3, whole genome shotgun sequence includes the following:
- the LOC112928744 gene encoding olfactory receptor 52B4-like: protein MATLNHTSISHSFFILLGIPGLEDQHTWISLPFFISYLVAVLGNILLVFIIITERSLHEPMYLFLCMLAVADLILSTTTVPKALAIFWFHAGEISLDGCVTQIFFIHATFIAESGILLAMAFDRYVAICDPLRYTMVLSHTVIIRVGLAVVLRSFSVILPDVFLVKRLSFCHSNVLPHTYCEHMAVAKFACADIRVNVWYGLSVLLSTVVVDALLILVSYTLILNAVFHLPSRGARQKALGTCGSHLGVISMFYLPGIFTIITQRFGQHVPLHTHILLANICMLAPPMLNPIIYGVKTKQIRERVVSTFHSGTMLSLCD, encoded by the coding sequence ctttatttcctacCTGGTTGCTGTCCTTGGGAATATCCTCCTTgtcttcatcatcatcactgaACGCAGTCTCCATGAACCTATGTACCTCTTCCTCTGCATGCTAGCTGTGGCCGACCTCATCCTGTCCACTACCACTGTGCCCAAAGCACTGGCCATATTCTGGTTCCATGCAGGGGAGATCTCTCTTGATGGCTGTGTTACTCAAATCTTTTTCATCCACGCCACATTCATTGCTGAATCAGGGATTCTGCTGGCCATGGCAtttgaccgctatgtggccatctgtgaCCCATTGCGCTATACTATGGTGCTCAGTCATACAGTAATCATAAGGGTTGGCTTGGCTGTGGTTCTGAGAAGCTTCTCTGTGATACTCCCAGATGTGTTCCTggtgaagagactgtctttctgcCATAGCAATGTGCTACCACATACTTACTGCGAGCACATGGCTGTTGCCAAGTTTGCTTGTGCTGATATTCGTGTCAATGTCTGGTACGGCTTGTCTGTTCTCCTCTCTACTGTAGTGGTAGATGCCTTGCTCATCTTGGTTTCCTACACCCTCATCCTCAATGCAGTCTTCCACCTCCCTTCCCGAGGAGCCCGGCAAAAGGCCCTGGGCACATGTGGCTCCCACCTTGGGGTCATTTCCATGTTCTACTTGCCTGGCATTTTTACAATAATTACCCAGAGGTTTGGGCAACATGTTCCTCTCCACACTCACATTCTGCTGGCCAATATCTGCATGTTAGCTCCTCCCATGCTGAACCCTATCATTTATGGGGTCAAGACCAAACAGATTCGAGAGCGTGTGGTCAGTACTTTTCACAGTGGAACCATGCTGAGTCTATGTGACTGA